The Apium graveolens cultivar Ventura chromosome 6, ASM990537v1, whole genome shotgun sequence genome contains a region encoding:
- the LOC141664851 gene encoding uncharacterized protein LOC141664851, producing the protein MAGCYMDEEEIWKCTTHPSKRRRTGICPSCLRDRLNTLCPNCAHVRPCECCPLAAAATMSSSTSSSSSSFSLFSSSSTSTSGEPSMRRSRSLAIPFLRSRSKYAPNLEFIDQKPQPPPEPTAKISDQAIPLPLPPVKDQKPPLPGKSSKSKTASLLSMFKPNKSKKLGEIIEKEKDEELNKTSSDFAWMMRRSRSVAVPKSLNSRAGESDSAVKTRGWHFPSPMNAFRQSKASKVLEEHQQSTMCKV; encoded by the coding sequence ATGGCAGGATGCTATATGGATGAAGAAGAGATATGGAAGTGTACAACTCACCCCTCAAAACGTCGTCGTACTGGTATTTGCCCTAGCTGTCTCCGTGACCGCCTCAACACTCTCTGCCCTAACTGCGCCCACGTGCGCCCTTGCGAATGCTGTCCTCTCGCCGCCGCCGCCACCATGTCATCCTCCACCTCGTCATCatcttcttctttctctctcttCTCCTCTTCTTCTACCTCCACCTCCGGCGAACCGTCGATGCGCCGATCTAGATCACTCGCTATTCCTTTCCTTCGGTCGCGTTCAAAGTACGCGCCTAACCTAGAATTCATCGATCAAAAACCGCAGCCGCCTCCTGAACCGACGGCGAAAATATCCGATCAAGCCATACCGTTGCCTCTGCCTCCGGTAAAGGATCAGAAGCCGCCGTTGCCGGGGAAGAGTAGTAAGAGCAAAACGGCGTCGTTGTTGTCGATGTTTAAGCCAAATAAGAGCAAGAAGCTTGGGGAGATAATAGAGAAAGAGAAGGATGAGGAGTTGAATAAGACTAGCAGTGATTTTGCGTGGATGATGAGAAGATCAAGATCAGTCGCGGTTCCCAAGTCGTTGAATTCACGCGCCGGGGAGAGTGATTCGGCGGTGAAGACACGTGGATGGCACTTTCCGAGTCCGATGAATGCTTTCCGGCAGTCAAAGGCTTCTAAAGTCCTTGAAGAACACCAGCAGTCAACGATGTGTAAAGTTTAA
- the LOC141664852 gene encoding uncharacterized protein LOC141664852 has translation MGFRKIREFNVAMLGKQAWRLQTENQSLIAKLMQARYYPSGSFRDANIGGNPSFIWRSIFEAKQLIEASSRVKVGNGELINIWLDPWVPASNNALVTTYWLLSVFKLVEVQEIGMVCMIAWNIWPHRNSVVWKGHYQTPPTVVNGASSVLYQWQQAQGKVGSVRPDHSHQEGGLVWQKLAHGWITCNIDAIVSKQRNNSAFNCLIRDEHGSFQAGYGGQIAGIVDPKITEVMAFQEALSWVKKRNQNKDLRSSNVCFVRRSANIAAHLISREASSVPDREE, from the exons ATGGGTTTTAGGAAAATAAGGGAGTTCAATGTTGCAATGCTGGGAAAGCAGGCTTGGAGATTGCAAACGGAAAATCAGTCGCTGATAGCTAAATTAATGCAGGCCAGATATTATCCTTCAGGGTCTTTTAGAGATGCTAATATTGGAGGAAATCCCAGTTTTATCTGGAGAAGTATTTTCGAAGCAAAACAATTGATAGAAGCAAGTAGTCGAGTGAAGGTTGGAAATGGGGAGTTAATTAATATATGGCTTGATCCTTGGGTGCCTGCTAGTAATAATGCTCTGGTGACAACAT ATTGGCTGCTAAGCGTGTTCAAGTTAGTAGAAGTCCAAGAAATCGGAATGGTGTGTATGATTGCGTGGAACATTTGGCCTCATCGAAATTCGGTGGTATGGAAAGGTCATTACCAAACTCCGCCAACAGTTGTTAATGGTGCAAGTTCTGTATTGTATCAGTGGCAGCAGGCTCAAGGGAAGGTAGGAAGCGTGAGGCCGGATCACAGTCATCAAGAGGGTGGGTTGGTGTGGCAGAAACTAGCTCATGGCTGGATCACATGTAATATTGATGCAATAGTGTCTAAACAAAGGAACAACAGTGCATTTAATTGTCTGATCAGAGACGAACATGGGAGTTTTCAAGCTGGTTATGGCGGTCAGATTGCAGGTATTGTCGATCCAAAAATTACAGAGGTCATGGCGTTCCAAGAAGCCTTGTCATGGGTTAAGAAGAGAAACCAAAATAAG GACTTGAGGTCCAGTAATGTTTGTTTTGTTAGGCGATCAGCGAATATAGCTGCTCATTTAATTTCTAGGGAAGCTAGTTCTGTGCCTGATCGCGAGGAATGA